One genomic region from Chrysemys picta bellii isolate R12L10 chromosome 16, ASM1138683v2, whole genome shotgun sequence encodes:
- the LOC135976095 gene encoding uncharacterized protein LOC135976095, whose protein sequence is MESQDHKRAPAWTEREVRGLLAIWGDELCSSKRNGKVLEKVSKAMKDRGHNRDTQQCRVKIKELRQAYHKAREANGRSGAEPQTCRFYAELHAILGGAATTTPTVCYDSVNGETHREEGSGNEEDEDGGNVGSSQQQGSRETGFPKSQDMFVTLDLEPVTPELTQDPEGTQETSAANVSPSQSLVNIRKRKRRTRDDMFTELQMYSHDDRAQQNTWRQSMSEMRKAQYEREERWQAELRDEKSKWRAEDDRWRQLADRRQESMLRLLEHQTEMLQRMVELQERQQEQRPPLQPLCNQQPSSPSSIASSPRRPRTRWGGLRPPSHSTPDDCPSIRRLAFNKS, encoded by the exons atggaatcccaggatcacaaaagagctccagcatggaccgaacgggaggtacggggtctgctcgccatatggggagatgaactctgtagcagtaaaagaaatggcaaagtattagaaaaggtctccaaggccatgaaggaccgaggccataacagggacacacagcagtgccgcgtgaaaattaaggagctacggcaagcataccacaaagccagagaggcaaacggaaggtccggggcagagccgcaaacttgccgcttctacgcggagctgcatgcgatcctagggggtgcagccaccactaccccaaccgtgtgctatgactccgtcaatggagaaacacacagggaagagggttcggggaacgaggaagatgaggatggaggtaatgtaggtagctcacagcagcaaggaagcagagaaaccggtttccccaagagccaggatatgtttgtcaccctggacctggaaccagtaacccccgaactcacccaagaccctgagggcacacaggagacctctg ctgcaaatgtttctccttcgcagagcctagtgaacattagaaagagaaaacggaggacgcgggacgatatgttcacggagctccagatgtacTCCCACgatgatagagcacagcagaatacgtggaggcagtcaatgtcagagatgagaaaagcacaatatgaacgagaggagaggtggcaggctgaattgcgggatgaaaagagcaagtggcgggctgaagatgataggtggcgtcagcttgcagacagaaggcaagagtcaatgctccgtctgctggagcatcaaactgagatgctccagcgtatggttgagctgcaggaaaggcagcaggagcagagaccgccgctacagcccctgtgtaaccaacagccctcctccccaagttccatagcctcctcacccagacgcccaagaacacggtgggggggcctccggccacccagtcactccaccccagatgattgcccaagcatcagaaggttggccttcaataagagttaa